GCGTAGTTGATTCGGATCCCCATCCGCTCGCAGAAGTCTTGAAACTCGCCTGCCTTGAAGTTGCTTCCATTGTCTGTGATGATGCTGTGAGGAACACCAAAACGGAAAACGATGGATCTGAAGAATTGAATAGCCATTGTAGATGTGGCACTTGCGATTGGCATggcctcgatccacttcgaaaATTTGTCAACCGCGACTAGAAGAAAAAGATGTCCTCCATGACGCGACTTCCCCAACGGGCCTACCATGTCGAGTCCCCATTGCGCAAAAGGCCAGGCGATGGGAATTGTCTTGAGTTCAGAAGCTGGGGCATGCGACTTCGTGGCGAACATCTAACATGCCTCACACTTGCTGACGATAGCCTGAGCGTCGAGTCGGGCCGTGGGCAAGTAGAACCCGGTCTGAAGGCTTTGGCAGCGATTGTTTTGCTTCCGGCGTGGTGCCCGCACGTGCCCTGATGGATATCTAGGAGGATATAATGTCCTTCTTCTAGTGCAATACATATCTAAAAAATGCTAGAGACACTACGTTTGTACAGCTCGCCATTGATTACTGTGAAAGCTTTCGATCGCCGCATAATCCTTCTAGCTTCGGTTGTATCCTCTGGCAACTCCTGCCGGAGCATGTATGCGAGTAGTGGCTTCATCCATGTTGGTTCAATTGCCATGACTTCGACTACGCCTCCTTCTGCTTGCTCGACTGCGGGGCTGTCGGGTGAAACTGTTGAGTCGGTTAGAAGCTCTGAGTTGGATGACTTTTTGACTGAAGCCGTCGTGCTCTTCTCTTTGATGGATCGTTGATGAATGATCTCCAGAAAGACTCCAGGCGGAACTGCTGCCCGTGTCGATCCTAGGTTTGCTAAATGATCGGCCTCTTCGTTACTGGCTCGGCTGACATGCGCGAGCTCACAACCATCAAAATTACCCTCCAATGTGTTGTACATATCGCGGTAGGCGATTGTcagggggatgaccccgggtagggtcatgacgacacatattagccgagataacgagggcaaagccggcacaggcGAATACGCCGGTATCCTTAAGCCGAATTAATAacaggccggcataccaagggtatgccggcatatctatcttgtcttatgtgattgcaggataagcacaAGCAGTCCGATCTCGGCCAATGCCGAGATGcgtcaacggtcttatcctgagcacatggcgcaaagtaaagcatcGCCCTCTTTATCGCAggaaagcagtcgttgctcacgtcggggtgccaggcgactgcacagTGACACGCCGAAGAAGGACCGATGACGAAGGCCGGGCGTGGCTACAGTACGCGCTGCTTGGCGCTacgaaaagtaaagttgtttTGTCCCTTGCcgtgccacccggagggaaccgtGGGGCATGCCTGGCGGGCCTTGTAGAAGATAGGTTTGcctttggtccacatgtcagtgtgacatcggcggcctataaataggagCTCGACCCCTCCTGAGAGAGGGGTCCTTCACCTagtcatctagggttttccccttcttcttcttcctcctcaagaaactactcaaggagcaccattgtagccgTCGGAATCTTGGGTAATACAACAAAGTAGGATTAGGAGTTTTACCTCATTTAGAGTGCTcggaacctgggtaaaactgtgtgtgttcttgtgttgtgCGTGGTTCtaatcacgtcctccctcctccggttcctccttcgtacATCGGTCCCAacttaagccatcctatggcatctgccgtgacagcACCatgacagttggcgcccaccgtggggccagcagcggcgctggctggagttttcatccggacgggaagcttcctcgtcaccggagagcgcgtggtctccggtttggtccagagattcggctctctggcttcatcgacaacaacgcgggccGCTTCAAAAACGCGCCGCTTCCCTgcgcaggccgcttcatcaagttcggcatgcatgaggtttatATCGCCACTGACCATCCTTGCAGGTAccccgagcaggtggtggtggccgaagatccccccgCCGTTTGCACGGTTCGTGGCCGGCAAgtcgactgccccgctgaccgtgcggaggtcatggtgacggctcactGCAGCGATGCTGGCAAGGGCACGGCAGAGAGCGCCGTGCTCCCAAGCAAatccggcagaacggcgaagTTCCCaatggagaagccggagaacatcgctgctcaagccggcacgttCGCTGTGCCGACAAAGCCGGCTCAGCTCCAGGCCGCCATCGAACGGTTGACCTTGCCGGTAGCACCaaacgctaacccggcccagctgcaagcagagttggagttggagcccCAGAAACTTCTGCAGGAAGCTGTCGACGTGGCTCGCGCTCGGCAAGAGCTCGATATTTCGcaccgtgagtataacaaagctcatggtctGAATTCCACTGCTAtgcctaaccctagccgagtgGGGCAAGTGTGTAATCGTGACAGAAATGCCGAGATAGCTAGAGATGGTAGGGCAATTTCCGCcgtgtcggcaagttttgtctcggcactgaagccgaaatacaaCACCCTTGTCAAGAACCTCAGGGCAGCCTAGGCTGCAGCAGAAGAGGTGTCGAATCTAACGGGAGAGGCGCTCCGACTGCAGCAGTTGCGTGTGAAGGAGTTGCTCCGCACGGCTAACaagcagaatgaggcatacatgaggttGCACGGCAAGCCCAGCGCATCTCAAATCATTCACTCGGCAGCGGGCGCTGACGGCCGGGCTGACAAGCAAGCGTCTTCGCCTCGTGGCAAACGAgacaagagtgtcaactcAGACCGAGACAAGCGGCTGGAGCGCTATGATCCGGCCCTGGCTGAGAAGCAAATGGTTAGGAGGGTTGATGACGGCCAAAGTGGTCTGCGTCTCGGAAACAATCGCAGAGACCCACAAGAGCATCATTCGGCTGGTCATGGACAccaacctcggggtccggcacccaatactgcttcAGGTCAGCAGGGTGCCGGGCGCAACTccctgtatcgaggtgaacATCGCTGGCAAGATCGTTACGATGACGGGTACTCGGCCATGGTAGATGAAGGCTATCCCAGGCGAGAACGCGATAATGTCGGCCCACTTGGAGTCCGAGTGGGAAACAGGCAAGTGTCGTCCCTAgatgcccgacatcggctcGACAGAATTTATCTGTCGGAACTTCTAGAAGaacaaggccctccgggaccgtGCTGTTTCGCGCACCGGATCAGGAGAGAGACACCAGCccagggtttccagctgcccaggggtacgagaacatatgacggcagcacgaagccggaagattggttGGAAAACTATGTCACTGTAGTGCACGTGGTAGGCggcaatcgcagatgggcTGTACGgtatgtaccccagatgctggtagggccAGCCAGGATCTAGCTGAACAACTTGCCGGAAGGCaacatcaattgctggataaACTTTGAAGAggcttttgtcagcaatttcaccagCACCTACAAGAGGCCTAACCGCCCTtagcagttgtccatgtgcaagcaaagggaCAATGAGACCAACCGGGATTACCtcacaagatggaacaacctccgcaattcctgtgaagggatagtggagtcGCAGGCAatagcgtggtttgcccaGGGGTGCCGAcatggcagcatgttgtggcaaaaGCTGCAGAGGGAAATGCCGGCCTCTCTGTCCGAGATGATCAAGATCGTCGACATGTATGCGTTGAGTGACCCGAcccagccatcgctgatgccggcagagcCGCAAAgagagcagccgacatacaatcctgccggggcattccggaggaatgatcatcaagatcatcgcaacaagagaagggacgacaggccggattaccggtatgggccagcccatgtcgcagctattcaggatcaacctgatgccggtCCTAGCCAGCGTCATAAGACtggaaatcagcagtgggccaagaagggagagcagaagaagccctggcaagataagcagaAGTATACATGCGAGATGATGCTGGATCAACCTTGTCGTTTCCACACGACTAATCCCAGCAAACCGGCAAACCACACGACtcggcaatgcagctggatgcagcaggccgagaagggcgaggcaagtcggctgccccctcctccgcTGCTCACAGGCGCCAATGCCCAGATCCAGGGACCCCCTCCAGCAAACAATGCTGTCAAtcaggtggaagaccaaggCATCCCGGAGTATGCCGGAAGAaacgagtacaaggagcatcaccagagctacatgatctttATCACGGAGCCGACTAACAAGCAGAGCCAGCGCAGGCGGGAGATGGAagtcaatgctgttatgccgGCAGTGCCGAAGTTTATGTACTAGTCGGAACAGGAGCTTAGCTAGAACCGGGCAGATCATCCgaaggtcatgccgaatccTGGCGGTTATGCTCTAGTGGTTGACCCAACACTCATTGGGCCTGACATCAATGTCAAGTTTACTCGGGTTCTCAtcgataatgggagcagcataaacatcatgtactgagacacgatgctcaagctcggcattagtgataacatgcttgagcctagccagactacctttcatggtattgtCCCGGGAGTGTCTTGTCCCCCGGTAGGAAAGATCCGGGTTGatgtcttattcggcaccagggagaactgtcgtACCGAGAACTTGGTattcgaggtggtggacctcaGCAGTCCGTACCATGCGCTGCTCGGCAgaccggcattggccaaattcATGGCAACTACCCACAttggctatctgaagatgaagatgccgggaccaaatggtaccataaccattaCTGACAACTACAAGCGTTCGATGGAGTGCGCGGCGGCAGGGTCTGCTTTTTTTGGCTGAGTCACTGGTTatcgctggcgagaagaagaagctgcaaGAAGCCGTTGCATTGGCTCAGTCGGCACAGAttggcctgccggctatgaccaacCCTCATGGAAGTATggcttttcaggcagccaaggatACGAAGAATATCCCGGTCGACAGTGAGTTCCCGGACcacaccgtcatcattggtgccggcctgaatgcgaaataggaaggcgagctcacctgcttcctccgtgagaatcgggacatcttcacatggtcaaatcaagacTTGCCAGGTGTGCCGAGAgagttggctgagcactcattgcatgtcaggccagacgcaagaccggtgaagcagccccttcgacgcttcgccgatgacagaagaaaaatcatatcggaagagatatcccggcttctagctgccggctttatcatggaggTGTTGCAGCCTGACTGGTTGGCAAACCCGATTatggttgagaagaagaaagatgacccaactgctgccaaggtgtggcgcatgtgtatcgactacactagcctgaacaaggcatgccccaaAGATCCTTTTTTGATACCTCGGAttgatcaagtgatcgactcgACTGCCGAttgtgagttgttgtcttttgtagacgTGTACTCtagttttcaccagataccgctgaaccttaatgatcaaataaagacatcatttatcaccccgttcggggtttattgctatcgcactatgccgtttggtttgagaaatgcaggggctacttaccaaagatgcatgcagaaatgcttgcacgacCAACTCGGCAAAAACATGCAGGTACATGTCGACGaagtcgtcataaaaaccagaGAAAGCGCCACGTtgctggatgatatccgggaaacatttgcaaatctaaggagattccgaatgaagctaaacccggccaaatgcacattcggcgtgccggcagggaagcTACTCGAGTTCCTGGTATCGagccgaggtatagaaacgaaccatgtgaaaatcGCCGCCATAGAGAGAATGAAACTGCCGAAAtgtctcaaagatgtgcagaagTTCACTGGATGCTTAACATCGTTAAGTCGTTTTGTCagtcggctgggtgaaaaggcaatgcccttataccagctgatgaagaaaactgacaaatttgtgtggacacaACAGGCAGAGGTTGCCTtccaagaactgaagaagatgattgctacgaCATCGATATTAACCTCACCAATGGCGCAAGAGCCGATGTTGTTATatatagcagcaacaaaccgaGTCGTCAGCGCCGTCATAGTGGTGGAGAGAGATGAAGATGGCAAGTCGGTGCagaggccggtatattaccTGAGCGAGGTGTTAACGTCATCTAAACAAAATTATCCCCACTATCAAAAGATGGCATACGGCgtttatatggcggcaaagaagatgaaacattattttgatgcacatcagatccgGGGCATATGTGAAGCACCCATCTTGGAAATCATGAGCAATAAAGATGCAAGTGGCCGGATAGCTTAATGGGCTATTGAGTTAGCACCCTACATGCTGCAGTATGACAGACGAGATGCAGTGAAGTCTCAGGCACTGGCGGATTTCCtagtggattgggccgagatggaataTGAACCGCCACCACCTGAAACTAGctactggaagatgcattttgacggctccaaaatgaaaagtgggcttggtgctGGCATAGTTCTCACTTCGCCCAAGCGTGACCAACTTAAATTTGTGTTGCAAATCCATTttgcagcatccaacaatgtcgccgagtatgaggcacttgttCACAGAttgaagatggcaaaagagATTGGAGTTCGCCGGATTCAATGTTTTGGCGATTCCGACTTAGTAGTCCAGCAAGCCTCtggcaattgggatgcattggatgccaatatggcgctATACTGCTTTCATGTGCAGAAGATTAGTGGCCACTTCAAAGGGTGCGAGTTTCATCATATACCGCGGGCGGATAACGAAGCAGCCGACAGTTTGTCAAAGCTCGGATCAACGCTACAGGCCATCCCGGCTGGTGTTGCATTGGAACATTTACGCAAGCCATCCATCAAGCCGTCACAAGAATCGAAGTCAATATTTATTCTGGCAAGCTCGGAAGCTAACGTCACTCcaatggacattgacagtggcaGCGGTTCTGGTAACCCGGGGACTAAGCGTCCTAACTCGGCTGAAGCAATGGCGattgagccaatggagatagacgaaGCAGTTTTTGTCACTCGTCCCGTGCCGGCTTGGGCGCAATCGATAATGTCCTACCTCAAGGATGGGAATCtgccggaagaggaagtgtcagcaaggcaaattcagagaagggcaAAGGCATACACTATTATCAATGGCGAGCTGTATAAGAGAAGTGTTACTAACGTCTTGCAATGTTGCGTTGAGCcggaagaaggacaagaaatacTCCGCGATATTCACCAGGGAGAGTGTGGTCATCATTCATCCTCAAGAACATTGGTGGGCAAGGCAttccggcacggtttctactagCCGAATGCGCTACAAGAGACAGAAGACATGGTCAGGAAATGCAAAGGTTGCCAAAGGTATGCCCGCAaaattcatatgccggcatctgaGCTCAAGACTATCCCAATCACTTggttgtttgttgtttggtgtttggatatggtgggacccTTCAAGCAGGcacgaggaggcatgacgcatatcttggtcatggttgacaagttcaccaaatggatcgaAGAGAAGCCGATACGGAAGTGTGACGGTAAGACCGCGGTGTCATTTTTGAAAGATATTATCTTGAGGTATGGTTACCCACACAGCGTCATCACGGATAACGGAACAAACTTCGCAGAGGGGCCTTTTGCGCGATTTTGCACGGACaagaaaatccggctggatATCGTTTCAGTGGCACATTCTCAATCCAACGgacaagttgagagagcaaacggcatggttctagccggcataaaacctcggctaATTGAGCCGCTGGAACGCACTCCAGGATGCTGGCTAGATGAACTCCCGactgtgctatggagtctcaggacaacTCCAAATCGCTCCACAGGCTATACGCCATTTTTTctcgtatacggggcggaagctgtcttaccagtcgacattgaacatgactctccgcgagtgaccatgtatacggaagccgaggtaaaagaggaccgagaaaatgatgtcgacctgctcgaagaagcacatGAATTGGCTTTATCTCGGTtggccatctatcaacaacacctaaggcgttatcacagccggaaGGTAAACTCGCGGGTATTCCAGGAAGGCGATCTTGTGCTCCGGCTTGTGCAGCGTACAACCGGCATGCATAAACTGCCGcccccatgggaaggacccttcattgtgagcaaagcgctgcacaatgattcctactatcttatagatgcgcagGATCCCAACGCGAAAATGATGGACAGGTCTGGCGAGgaaaccaagaggccatggaatgtagctttgcttcgtctATTCTATACTTAaaagatgagtatttgtatcgttttctCTTTATGTTGAAAATTTCGAGACAATGAATTTTCCGCCGGGTTCTTAaaaggaactcggggacttccatGCTATATGAATGTTGTATTACATTTATCTGTTTGTATGTCGACATGGCTtgattgtgtaatcttatgtcggtttagtagtgtgtcggtaCTGAAAACTCCCTCTATGACTTAGctgttgtccgcaacccggcttcatggcaagctagagtaTGGGTACAAAATtactgaacacatgaaaaacaatTGCGGAAACAAGTAAATGAGTGAGCCGAGATGCGCGTTATTTTACCTAACCCGGCATTTCCTTCTTATATCGGGCATTTCCAAGCAGGTTTTTCGAGTTTAAGATTTTTTGAAAGGTCTATTCTATGACTTCatgattcatacgtcgaacgccgacaaggcagacaagGAACCGAGGTCATATAATTTTACCAACGGAAAAAataaactcggggactcggttgGGAACTCGATAACTAAAAAAGGcataagcaaattaaaaatattgTGCATCACAACCAAAAGTACTTCAAAGCATTTACATCTGCACCCCGCATCCCGGGGATCTAATAGCTCTAAAAAGTTTGTTCCGACATAATTAGGCTCAAACAGAAGGATTGTTGGTGACGGCACTCGGAGTATCTGTCGCGGTGGAAGCCGACTCGACCACGATCTCTTCGTCgacttcctcttcttcatcctcgGTCGCCTCCTCGTCCGCGTCTGATATCGGACCCTCCACAAATTTATGCACGTCGGCATACTAgatgaaggagtaggcccgTTCCTGATGTCTCGCGATCAACTCCAGGTCCGAAAGGAAGGGCGAGCCGACACGCATGGACTGCAGCACATCAAGGTTAATGCCGTCATATCAGGAAAGTACGAACGACAGTGCCtcatcggcgccgacacgAGCGGCCGACTCCCGCCACTCGCTTAGCCGGTCCTCCACCCCCAGGACACGCTTGGCCAATTCTGGGATGCCATCCgcgcttcttctcccggccacaaAGCTCGGAAGGCACGGATGCCGGCATTGAGCATGTCGACCCCGAAGGACTTCAGAGGCTTGACGCGGGTCAAGATGCTGATGAGGTAGTCCTCCACATCGTACTCCGAGGGCACTCCCTTGGCTGAATCCCTCTTCCCGCGAGCTTTGATCACGGCGGTTTGAGCAGTCTCCGTAGAGTGTGGGAAAATTTCTGACAAGgacaaagaagaaataatGAATCTCGGCACACTATTGTTGTCGGCTTAGTGATCAACGGAAGAGATTTGAGTTAAGCCAATGCCAGCAGTCCATCTATCTTGCCGAGATTCTCAGTGCACAGGTTGAGCATATGGGTGCTCTCGGCCTTCTCCTCAGCAGAAGTGGATTGAGCCTCGGCCTTGGTGACAAGATCTTTATATTTCTGCACTTCGCCTTCCAGGCGGATCTTCTCGTCGGCTTGCGTGGAGAGGCCCGAGGTAAGTTGAACTACCTCAGCCTTGTGTGCCTCAGCCTGCGCTTCAAGTTGCGCCCTTAGCCGGGCCACCTCGTCTCGGTGCTTTTCCTCTAGCCGAGTCTTCTCCCCTGTTTGGAAGACATGAATTACAAGAGTTCAAGATTGAAATGGATGCAACTCGAAATAAGAACCAGGTCATACCTTGCACTTCTGCGACGCGCTTCAAGAGCTCTGACACTTGAGCATCGTTCTCGGCTGTGTACGAGGGCATATATCAGTCTTCACACTACATAGATAGTTCTACCTAGTTTTTATGTCGGTGGAAATATACTCACTCTTGTTCTGTTGTTTGGCCACCAAAGCTTTGTGTTTCGCCGCCAGCTTCCGGTGCGCTGCAAGCAGAACTTTGAAGGTGGCGTTGCGCTTGTTCATGCAACTCTACAAGACGGTGATCCACAGTTAGTTCCATTGCAGTGGCAAGTCAACAGCTAtcagcttcaggccgactattctaaacccagCCTGAATCTCGAgaaatagtgtttgaagttttttaaaGCTTcgggccgactattctaaacccggcctaaatctcggggaatagtgtttgaagtttttaagcttcaggccgactattctaaacccggcctgaatctcggggaatagtgtttgaagttttgtAAGTTTTGCAGAGTGTTGcagagtgtttgaagttttctaaaataagcttcaggccgactaattcttactcgccctaaacctcggggactaggagtatgcATACTAGAGATAGAGTAAAAACTTCAAGGAATTTTTTGTACCTCGGCAGCTCGGCTCGACTCGAACAGGGCGACCCTTGCCTGGAACATCCGGGCCGCCGCTGACTCCGGAGTCGCCGCCACAGGTGGTGGCCCCACCAGAGCGTTCTGCTGTGCGGTCTGGATGGTGCCGGAGTTCACCTCGTAGCTGTCGGTgctgttccagtccatcaCATACTGGCCAAGCGACCCCCAGCTATGCCCGCTTGCTGTCCTAAGGGGAACACCCTGAGTACCCCAGACGGATGGCGAGCCGGAAGAACTCGGAGGTTGTTGTCCCGCCGGGATGGCGGAGCTCCTGGTCTTCTTGGCTCGTGCAGCCGCTAGTTGAGTTgcttgcggctgcggcggcggtggagttGCTGTTGCTTGGGGTCCTTGGGGTCCTTGGGGTTGCGTGGCCGGCTGTTCAGGATCCGTGGCCAGCGGCTGTGGCTACGTATCAGGCACTGCCGCCAAAGGAGAAGCCCCGGCCGCTGAAGTTCCGGCCGCTGATGTCCCGGCTTGTGCGACGCTTGAAGCGTCGATGCTAGGGCTGACATCCCGGACGGGAGATGTCGGATCTGCGGCGGTCTCGGTTTCTCCCGTGGCTTGAGTTGAAGGCTCTGCACGCGGAGATGAGGCTGCCGGGATCTTGGACGCAATGCAGGTCTGAGACTGTGTAGCCGTCAGAGCCTCCCTGCAGGAATGAAAGTTTGTTACCTTCAtgtcaattaaaaaaaataccgaCCATGGGCTTCGGCTTTGGTTTTCGCCCAGCGGCTTCGGCTTCAATGAGACTGGCCTTTTATACGTTGCCCAAAATGTGC
The Brachypodium distachyon strain Bd21 chromosome 2, Brachypodium_distachyon_v3.0, whole genome shotgun sequence genome window above contains:
- the LOC112270975 gene encoding uncharacterized protein LOC112270975; the protein is MRVTDDEGLETVGACFAVHNPRPRRGFCCGTAFCEETRETTTWGARIVFGPQVSVCPVSTTSWSFEEARREAKRKKVQQLQRLQPAGSGVVAARPTVDRFPRARDGLKGGADESCMNKRNATFKVLLAAHRKLAAKHKALVAKQQNKTENDAQVSELLKRVAEVQGEKTRLEEKHRDEVARLRAQLEAQAEAHKAEVVQLTSGLSTQADEKIRLEGEVQKYKDLVTKAEAQSTSAEEKAESTHMLNLCTENLGKIDGLLALA